One stretch of Streptomyces sp. A2-16 DNA includes these proteins:
- a CDS encoding alpha/beta hydrolase, translating to MHTRRSSRSLRTGGTLLATALLVSACSVGASTSTATSATSAADVALAPLPRSTPAALAPYYGQKARWRSCGVPGFQCATLKAPLDYDRPADGDVRLAVSRKKATGPGERIGSLFVNPGGPGGSAIGYLQAYAGIGYPAAVRARYDMVAVDPRGVARSEPVECLDGRDMDAYTETDSTPDDAHEITELVDAYKRFAEGCGAHSAKLLRHVSTVETARDMDIVRAVLGDAKLNYVGASYGTLLGATYAGLFPGRSGRLVLDGAMDPSLPARRMNLDQTAGFETAFQSFAKDCVQQPDCPLGTKGTTTAQVGRNLTAFFRRLDAHPVPTGDPDGRTLGEALATTGVIAAMYDESSWAQLREALTSAIKDKDGAGLLVLADSYYERDAGGRYSNLMSANAAVNCLDLPPAFAGPEEVEKAVPSFEKASPVFGEGLAWASLNCAYWPVGATGEPHRIEARGAAPIVVVGTTRDPATPYRWARALAAQLSSARLLTYEGDGHTAYGRGSSCVDSAIDTYLLHGTPPKNGKRCS from the coding sequence ATGCACACCAGGCGCAGCTCCCGCTCCCTCCGCACCGGCGGCACCCTTCTGGCCACCGCACTTCTCGTCTCGGCCTGCTCCGTCGGCGCCTCGACGAGTACGGCCACCTCGGCCACGTCCGCCGCCGACGTGGCGCTGGCCCCGCTGCCGCGGTCGACGCCGGCCGCGCTCGCGCCGTACTACGGGCAGAAGGCGCGCTGGCGCAGCTGCGGGGTGCCAGGCTTCCAGTGCGCGACGCTGAAGGCCCCGCTCGACTACGACCGGCCGGCCGACGGGGACGTCCGGCTCGCCGTGTCCCGCAAGAAGGCCACCGGTCCGGGCGAACGGATCGGGTCGCTGTTCGTGAACCCGGGCGGGCCGGGCGGCTCGGCGATCGGCTACCTCCAGGCGTACGCCGGCATCGGCTACCCCGCCGCGGTGCGGGCCCGCTACGACATGGTCGCGGTCGACCCGCGCGGAGTCGCCCGCAGCGAGCCCGTCGAATGCCTCGACGGGCGGGACATGGACGCGTACACGGAGACGGACAGCACCCCCGACGACGCGCATGAGATCACGGAACTCGTCGACGCCTACAAGAGGTTCGCGGAAGGGTGCGGCGCGCACTCCGCGAAGCTGCTGCGGCATGTGTCGACGGTCGAGACGGCCCGTGACATGGACATCGTGCGGGCGGTACTGGGGGACGCGAAGCTGAACTACGTGGGGGCGTCGTACGGGACGCTGCTGGGGGCGACGTACGCGGGACTGTTCCCCGGTCGCTCCGGGCGGCTGGTGCTGGACGGCGCGATGGACCCCTCGCTGCCCGCGCGCCGGATGAACCTCGACCAGACGGCGGGCTTCGAGACGGCGTTCCAGTCGTTCGCGAAGGACTGCGTGCAGCAGCCGGACTGCCCGCTCGGCACGAAGGGCACGACGACGGCCCAGGTCGGCCGCAACCTCACGGCCTTCTTCCGGAGGCTGGACGCGCACCCGGTCCCCACCGGCGACCCGGACGGCCGCACGCTCGGCGAGGCCCTCGCCACGACCGGCGTCATCGCGGCGATGTACGACGAGAGCTCCTGGGCACAGCTGCGGGAGGCGCTGACGTCGGCGATCAAGGACAAGGACGGCGCGGGTCTCCTGGTCCTCGCCGACAGCTACTACGAACGGGACGCCGGCGGCCGCTACAGCAACCTGATGTCCGCCAACGCGGCCGTGAACTGCCTCGACCTCCCGCCCGCCTTCGCCGGTCCGGAGGAGGTGGAAAAGGCCGTCCCGAGCTTCGAGAAGGCGTCCCCCGTTTTCGGCGAGGGCCTCGCCTGGGCCTCCCTCAACTGCGCGTACTGGCCGGTCGGCGCCACGGGTGAGCCGCACCGCATCGAGGCGCGGGGCGCCGCTCCGATTGTCGTGGTCGGCACCACGCGCGACCCGGCCACCCCCTACCGCTGGGCCCGTGCCCTGGCCGCCCAGCTCTCCTCGGCCCGCCTGCTCACCTACGAGGGCGACGGCCACACCGCGTACGGCCGCGGCAGCTCCTGCGTCGACTCCGCCATCGACACGTACCTGCTCCACGGGACCCCGCCGAAGAACGGCAAACGCTGCTCCTAG
- a CDS encoding Fic/DOC family N-terminal domain-containing protein, which produces MDISRLSQSPIGSLVPINGFDPRTQSEYNTHAFLPAQLPKRLDNLSTPTHLAIAQAASWIARADQAVNELPNPELLARLAILREARSTSAIEGTYVGMEEVLQADFEDASDISSDVAEVRNYIQVAEIATEAIKDRPVTVALLEYLQGILVSGTSSSTTQAGHVRTTDAFIGVQSAAVEAARFVPCPHGHHLRDGLLDWEAWVNDASPEMHLIARMAVGHYQFETLHPFNDGNGRLGRLVMLLQLMRARELAHPVVALSPWLEVRRRDYQDLLFEVSATGDFEPWIQFICAAATAQAKEAVDRIRTLVDLKKRMLGTLHQAKSTGVTLRIAEDLIGYPMLTITWASKRYNVTYQTVSNAVKKLVSLDLLRQYGDGKYDRVFINDEALRVLVG; this is translated from the coding sequence GTGGACATCTCTCGACTCAGTCAATCCCCGATCGGGTCCCTCGTTCCGATCAACGGGTTCGACCCTCGCACGCAGAGCGAGTACAACACTCACGCGTTCCTGCCTGCTCAGCTACCCAAGCGGCTTGACAACCTCAGTACCCCGACACACCTGGCCATCGCCCAGGCGGCGAGCTGGATCGCCCGTGCGGACCAGGCCGTCAATGAGCTTCCCAATCCCGAACTGCTGGCACGACTCGCGATCCTGCGGGAGGCCCGCAGCACCTCCGCGATCGAGGGCACCTACGTGGGGATGGAAGAAGTCCTCCAAGCGGACTTCGAGGACGCCTCCGACATCAGTTCTGACGTAGCTGAGGTCCGTAACTACATCCAGGTCGCTGAGATCGCTACCGAAGCGATCAAGGATCGGCCGGTCACGGTTGCGCTACTGGAGTACCTGCAGGGCATCCTTGTCAGCGGGACGTCCAGTAGCACCACACAGGCTGGACATGTACGCACGACGGACGCATTCATCGGCGTCCAGAGTGCCGCTGTCGAGGCCGCACGCTTTGTTCCCTGTCCACACGGCCACCACCTTAGGGACGGACTGCTCGACTGGGAGGCTTGGGTCAACGACGCCAGCCCCGAAATGCACCTCATCGCGCGCATGGCTGTCGGGCATTACCAGTTCGAGACCCTGCACCCGTTCAATGATGGCAACGGCCGCCTGGGCAGACTCGTGATGCTCCTCCAGCTAATGAGGGCGAGGGAGCTCGCGCACCCCGTCGTTGCGCTGTCGCCCTGGCTGGAGGTCCGGCGACGCGACTACCAGGATCTACTCTTCGAGGTCAGCGCAACGGGCGACTTCGAGCCGTGGATCCAATTCATCTGCGCCGCGGCGACTGCCCAGGCGAAAGAGGCCGTGGACCGCATCAGGACGCTCGTTGACCTCAAGAAGCGGATGCTCGGCACACTGCACCAGGCTAAGTCCACTGGTGTCACCTTGCGCATCGCAGAGGACCTGATCGGCTACCCCATGCTCACGATCACCTGGGCATCGAAGAGGTACAACGTGACTTACCAGACGGTCAGTAATGCTGTGAAGAAGCTCGTCAGTCTCGACCTGCTGCGCCAGTACGGCGACGGGAAGTACGACCGGGTGTTCATCAACGATGAGGCTTTGCGAGTTCTGGTCGGCTGA